From a region of the Anomalospiza imberbis isolate Cuckoo-Finch-1a 21T00152 chromosome 3, ASM3175350v1, whole genome shotgun sequence genome:
- the DNAJC5G gene encoding dnaJ homolog subfamily C member 5G has translation MAEPPRPQRKLSRVGESLYRVLGLQKGSSPEEIKKAYRKLALKYHPDKNPDDPAAAERFKEINSAHATLSDADKRRLYDQYGSLGLYVAEQFGDDAVRHYFLMSEWWFKVLVLCCGALTCCCCCCCCCFCCGTCCPPKEDESYKYVDPKDLEAQMCAEDSDPQIPVIAQPPPASTEPLPASTRSDA, from the exons ATGGCGGAGCCCCCGCGGCCGCAGCGGAAGCTGTCCCGGGTCGGGGAGAGCCTGTACcgggtgctggggctgcagaagGGCAGCTCCCCCGAGGAGATCAAGAAGGCCTATCG GAAGCTGGCTCTCAAGTACCATCCGGACAAGAACCCCGATGACCCCGCGGCAGCCGAGCGGTTCAAGGAGATCAACAGCGCCCACGCCACGCTGAGCGACGCGGACAAGCGCCGCCTGTATGACCAGTACGGCTCCCTCGGCCTCTACGTGGCCGAGCAGTTCGGCGACGATGCTGTCCGCCACTACTTCCTCATGTCCGAGTGGTGGTTCAAG GTACTGGTGCTGTGCTGCGGAGccctcacctgctgctgctgctgctgctgctgctgcttctgctgtggGACGTGCTGCCCGCCCAAGGAGGATGAGTCCTACAAGTACGTGGACCCCAAGGACCTGGAGGCGCAGATGTGCGCAGAGGACAGCG ATCCTCAGATCCCTGTTATAGCACAGCCCCCGCCTGCCAGCACGGAGCCGCTGCCAGCCAGCACCAGGAGTGATGCCTGA
- the TRIM54 gene encoding tripartite motif-containing protein 54 — MGVSWHQPLHPALRGAGTGLWDLRDPNLPQPCCLRSGARTPQHDCQPCSPCTSQPGPPGPRPLLLQGRGSAGPETQRVPGPAGPEGWAGTVTQCHPTPPTAAAPAGRGRLKLAPGAGAGAETKRAPGGRSGAAGQSRVGPGRAGTAAMNFAVGLKPLLAEARSMESLEKQLICPICLEMFSKPVVILPCQHNLCRKCANDVFQASNPLWQSRGSSAVPSGGRFRCPSCRHEVVLDRHGVYGLQRNLLVENIIDIYKQESARPLHAKAEQHLMCEEHEDERINIYCLRCEVPTCSLCKVFGAHKDCEVAPLPAVYQRQKSELSDGIAMLVAGNDRIQAIITQMEEICHTIEENGRRQKQHVGLRFDALYGILEERKKELLQSIAAEQEAKLQRVRGLIRQYGDHLEASSKLVESAIQAMEEPQMALYLQHSKELLKKITDMSKASMSSRPEPGYENMDHFSINVDYVAEMLRTIEFQTEPLGEDEGDGPGDGSEAAADEDRLDSLEVPEAAEDVGPRQKPASSPHGQH, encoded by the exons ATGGGGGTGTCCTGGCACCAGCCCCTCCACCCTGCTCTTcgtggggctggcactgggctgtGGGATCTGCGGGACCCCaaccttccccagccctgctgcctgcgGAGCGGGGCACGTACTCCTCAGCATgactgccagccctgcagcccctgcaccaGCCAGCCCGGTCCCCCGGGGCCTCGGCCGCTCCTCCTCCAGGGCAGGGGATCAGCGGGTCCCGAAACGCAGCGGGTCCCGGGACCAGCCGGTCCCGAGGGGTGGGCAGGAACGGTGACTCAGTGTCACCCGACGCCGCCGACAGCTgcggccccggcggggcgggggcggctaAAATTagcgccgggggccggggccggggccgaaACAAAGCGGGCACCGGGCGGCCGAAGCGGAGCCGCGGGACAGAGCCGGGTCGGGCCGGGACGGGCCGGGACCGCGGCCATGAACTTCGCGGTGGGGCTGAAGCCGCTTCTGGCGGAGGCGCGGAGCATGGAGAGCCTGGAGAAGCAGCTCATCTGCCCCATCTGCCTGGAGATGTTCTCCAAGCCCGTGGTcatcctgccctgccagcacaaCCTCTGCCGCAAGTGCGCCAACGACGTCTTCCAG GCCTCCAACCCGCTGTGGCAGTCGCGGGGCTCCAGCGCAGTGCCGTCGGGCGGGCGGTTCCGGTGCCCGTCCTGCCGGCACGAGGTGGTGCTGGACCGGCACGGGGTGTACGGATTGCAGCGGAACCTGCTCGTGGAGAACATCATCGACATCTACAAGCAGGAGTCGGCCCG ACCCCTTCATGCCAAGGCTGAGCAGCACCTCATGTGCGAGGAGCACGAGGACGAGCGGATCAACATCTACTGCCTGCGCTGCGAGGTGCCCACCTGCTCCCTCTGCAAGGTGTTCGGGGCGCACAAGGACTGCGAGGTGGCCCCGCTGCCGGCCGTCTACCAGCGCCAGAAG AGCGAGCTCAGCGATGGCATCGCCATGCTGGTGGCGGGGAATGACCGGATCCAGGCCATCATCACACAGATGGAGGAGATCTGCCACACCATCGAG GAGAACGGCCGGCGGCAGAAGCAGCACGTGGGGCTGCGGTTCGACGCACTCTACGGGATCCTGGAGGAGCGCaagaaggagctgctgcagagcatcGCGGCCGAGCAGGAGGCCAAGCTGCAGCGAGTCCGTGGGCTCATCCGCCAGTACGGGGACCACCTGGAGGCCTCCTCCAAACTGGTGGAGTCAGCCATCCAGGCCATGGAGGAGCCCCAGATGGCCCTGTACCTGCAG CACTCCAAGGAACTCCTGAAAAA GATCACAGACATGTCCAAGGCATCAATGAGCAGCCGCCCTGAGCCCGGCTACGAGAACATGGACCACTTCTCCATCAACGTGGACTACGTGGCTGAGATGCTGAGAACCATCGAATTCCAGACAG AGCCACTGGGCGAGGATGAGGGTGATGGACCTGGGGACGGcagtgaggctgcagcagaTGAGGACCGGCTGGACAGCCTGGAGGTGCCCGAGGCTGCTGAAG ATGTGGGGCCGAGGCAGAAGCCAGCGAGCTCTCCCCATG GTCAGCACTGA
- the UCN gene encoding urocortin has product MRRALLTLLLLLARPPPAAARPATTDGSISAAGTGAQDQPLWPPLAPPPPGPWRGRRDEPPLSIDLTFHLLRHLLLLARAQSQRARADSNRRILDAVGR; this is encoded by the coding sequence ATGAGGCGGGCACTGCtcaccctcctgctgctgctcgcccgcccgccgcccgccgccgcccgccccgccacCACCGACGGCTCCATCTCGGCGGCCGGGACCGGGGCTCAGGACCAGCCGCTCTGGCCGCCGCtggcgccgccgcccccggggcCGTGGCGAGGGCGGCGGGACGAGCCGCCGCTCTCCATCGACCTCACGTTCCACCTCCTGCGGCACCTCTTGCTGCTCGCCCGCGCTCAGAGCCAGCGCGCCCGCGCCGACTCCAACCGCCGCATCCTCGACGCCGTGGGGCGCTGA
- the MPV17 gene encoding protein Mpv17 isoform X1, whose amino-acid sequence MAALWRGCGRLLARRPGAAQALTAGALMGAGDVIAQQLVEQRGLRGHHCPRTLKMMAIGFCFVGGFAPCFLGCFLAVTGATNGLSVQENWSKIQQDYMDALMTNYYLATRADCELLLCASAAQAGCCPMCCHRLELLPVLESESDVRHEPCPVPVPSLCTPDPTTAQSPGHGHAWPWAGWDTQGPAAAILLFSQGNTIPCGHSPHCPREKMVPGQAWICSSHAVQHLCPRCSSLSVLNHFRALHTGCSCPERHSDLSHGTSQGKRGVEMEQGWPWAGCAVGTELGSLQAENKVCCGSAVDSQSINKQWSSLLIPMALGLVAQHAPRP is encoded by the exons ATGGCGGCGCTGTggaggggctgcgggcggcTGCTGGCGCGGCGGCCCGGGGCGGCGCAGGCGCTCACGGCCG GGGCCCTCATGGGAGCTGGGGATGTGATTGCACAGCAGCTGGTGGAGCAGCGGGGGCTACGCGGGCACCACTGCCCCCGCACCCTGAAAATGATGGCCATTGGCTTCTGCTTTGTG GGGGGTTTCGCTCCGTGCTTCCTTGGCTGCTTCCTGGCTGTCACAGGGGCCACGAATGGGCTGTCGGTGCAGGAGAACTGGTCCAAGATCCAGCAG GACTACATGGATGCCCTGATGACCAATTACT ATCTGGCCACCCGTGCAGATTGCGAACTTCTACTTTGTGCCTCTGCAGCACAG gctggctgTTGTCCAATGTGTTGCCATCGTCTGGAACTGCTACCTGTCCTGGAAAGCGAATCGGATGTGAGGCACGAGCCGTGTCCCgtgcctgtgcccagcctgTGCACTCCTGACCCCACcacagctcagagccctggccatgggcacgcgtggccgtgggcaggctgggacacacagggtcctgcagcagccattcTGCTCTTTTCTCAGGGGAACACCATCCCCTGTGGCCACAGCCCCCACTGCCCCAGGGAGAAGATGGTGCCAGGACAGGCCTGGATCTGCTCTAGCCATGCTGTGCAGCATCTCTGCCCACGATGCAGTTCTCTGTCTGTGCTCAACCATTTCCGAGCCCTGCACACAGGGTGCTCCTGCCCTGAGCGTCACTCTGACCTTTCCCATGGCACATCCCAAGGGAAAAGAGGAGTGGaaatggagcagggctggccctgggctggctgtgccgtgggcacagagctggggtCACTGCAGGCTGAAAACAAGGtttgctgtggctctgctgtggACAGTCAAAGCATCAATAAACAGTGGTCTTCACTTTTGATTCCCATGGCCCTGGGGCTTGTGGCCCAACATGCCCCCAGGCCCTGA
- the MPV17 gene encoding protein Mpv17 isoform X2 yields the protein MMLLTPWLLQGPVVGSWYRILDWLIPGNTKVVAVKKVILDQGGFAPCFLGCFLAVTGATNGLSVQENWSKIQQDYMDALMTNYYLATRADCELLLCASAAQAGCCPMCCHRLELLPVLESESDVRHEPCPVPVPSLCTPDPTTAQSPGHGHAWPWAGWDTQGPAAAILLFSQGNTIPCGHSPHCPREKMVPGQAWICSSHAVQHLCPRCSSLSVLNHFRALHTGCSCPERHSDLSHGTSQGKRGVEMEQGWPWAGCAVGTELGSLQAENKVCCGSAVDSQSINKQWSSLLIPMALGLVAQHAPRP from the exons ATGATGCTCCTCACcccctggctcctgcagggccCTGTTGTGGGCAGCTGGTACAGGATCCTGGATTGGCTCATCCCAGGGAATACGAAAGTTGTGGCTGTGAAGAAGGTGATCCTGGACCAG GGGGGTTTCGCTCCGTGCTTCCTTGGCTGCTTCCTGGCTGTCACAGGGGCCACGAATGGGCTGTCGGTGCAGGAGAACTGGTCCAAGATCCAGCAG GACTACATGGATGCCCTGATGACCAATTACT ATCTGGCCACCCGTGCAGATTGCGAACTTCTACTTTGTGCCTCTGCAGCACAG gctggctgTTGTCCAATGTGTTGCCATCGTCTGGAACTGCTACCTGTCCTGGAAAGCGAATCGGATGTGAGGCACGAGCCGTGTCCCgtgcctgtgcccagcctgTGCACTCCTGACCCCACcacagctcagagccctggccatgggcacgcgtggccgtgggcaggctgggacacacagggtcctgcagcagccattcTGCTCTTTTCTCAGGGGAACACCATCCCCTGTGGCCACAGCCCCCACTGCCCCAGGGAGAAGATGGTGCCAGGACAGGCCTGGATCTGCTCTAGCCATGCTGTGCAGCATCTCTGCCCACGATGCAGTTCTCTGTCTGTGCTCAACCATTTCCGAGCCCTGCACACAGGGTGCTCCTGCCCTGAGCGTCACTCTGACCTTTCCCATGGCACATCCCAAGGGAAAAGAGGAGTGGaaatggagcagggctggccctgggctggctgtgccgtgggcacagagctggggtCACTGCAGGCTGAAAACAAGGtttgctgtggctctgctgtggACAGTCAAAGCATCAATAAACAGTGGTCTTCACTTTTGATTCCCATGGCCCTGGGGCTTGTGGCCCAACATGCCCCCAGGCCCTGA
- the MPV17 gene encoding protein Mpv17 isoform X4 has protein sequence MAALWRGCGRLLARRPGAAQALTAGALMGAGDVIAQQLVEQRGLRGHHCPRTLKMMAIGFCFVGPVVGSWYRILDWLIPGNTKVVAVKKVILDQDYMDALMTNYCIWPPVQIANFYFVPLQHRLAVVQCVAIVWNCYLSWKANRM, from the exons ATGGCGGCGCTGTggaggggctgcgggcggcTGCTGGCGCGGCGGCCCGGGGCGGCGCAGGCGCTCACGGCCG GGGCCCTCATGGGAGCTGGGGATGTGATTGCACAGCAGCTGGTGGAGCAGCGGGGGCTACGCGGGCACCACTGCCCCCGCACCCTGAAAATGATGGCCATTGGCTTCTGCTTTGTG ggccCTGTTGTGGGCAGCTGGTACAGGATCCTGGATTGGCTCATCCCAGGGAATACGAAAGTTGTGGCTGTGAAGAAGGTGATCCTGGACCAG GACTACATGGATGCCCTGATGACCAATTACTGT ATCTGGCCACCCGTGCAGATTGCGAACTTCTACTTTGTGCCTCTGCAGCACAG gctggctgTTGTCCAATGTGTTGCCATCGTCTGGAACTGCTACCTGTCCTGGAAAGCGAATCGGATGTGA
- the MPV17 gene encoding protein Mpv17 isoform X3 produces MAALWRGCGRLLARRPGAAQALTAGALMGAGDVIAQQLVEQRGLRGHHCPRTLKMMAIGFCFVGPVVGSWYRILDWLIPGNTKVVAVKKVILDQGGFAPCFLGCFLAVTGATNGLSVQENWSKIQQDYMDALMTNYCIWPPVQIANFYFVPLQHRLAVVQCVAIVWNCYLSWKANRM; encoded by the exons ATGGCGGCGCTGTggaggggctgcgggcggcTGCTGGCGCGGCGGCCCGGGGCGGCGCAGGCGCTCACGGCCG GGGCCCTCATGGGAGCTGGGGATGTGATTGCACAGCAGCTGGTGGAGCAGCGGGGGCTACGCGGGCACCACTGCCCCCGCACCCTGAAAATGATGGCCATTGGCTTCTGCTTTGTG ggccCTGTTGTGGGCAGCTGGTACAGGATCCTGGATTGGCTCATCCCAGGGAATACGAAAGTTGTGGCTGTGAAGAAGGTGATCCTGGACCAG GGGGGTTTCGCTCCGTGCTTCCTTGGCTGCTTCCTGGCTGTCACAGGGGCCACGAATGGGCTGTCGGTGCAGGAGAACTGGTCCAAGATCCAGCAG GACTACATGGATGCCCTGATGACCAATTACTGT ATCTGGCCACCCGTGCAGATTGCGAACTTCTACTTTGTGCCTCTGCAGCACAG gctggctgTTGTCCAATGTGTTGCCATCGTCTGGAACTGCTACCTGTCCTGGAAAGCGAATCGGATGTGA